One part of the Streptomyces sp. NBC_00286 genome encodes these proteins:
- a CDS encoding extracellular solute-binding protein has translation MTPNTSAPSRRSFLASTAVAAAAVAGGVPLLSACGGSQEGRKEGTTSGKDAAKLLPAYVASTVVAPDIPAKNGSAAGFTKAIPTAELKASVAKKMGSGGKLTILSPFYGTPPKTDNPYYKAMNEAIGVDVTWQNQDGVTYDQKLGAVLAGNNIPDVVTVPGWNMMGRIPSAINAKFADLGPYLSGDKVRDYPNLAAVPTEAWQRAIFGGQLRAIPMPASYVTDIAPMYRRDLFKEKGYSLPTSPDEFLSWAKEANDPKSKLWACDDMKWSAFNIFGCLSGSDKALWWNLQDGKLINRVETEQYLEALEWTRKLYAAKVVHPDAVSGKDGGTSGNRFTAGEVLVYNNNISDWWGKTAEQATQNPDFDMAAFDYFGPDGGDPTLWAVQPANIFTFISKKATEAQIKDFLALCNFCAAPYGTKEFMLTAYGVEGVDYEIKKGLPVKTTQGVNEVNGAYDYTGNPAPYVAFPDFPEVTKGMVEWQQRMGAFTKKSSFFGLYVTEPNRWANLADDFEQLEDDVVRGRKKISDVQQAVSDWKKKGGDDLRDWYKKLLDDNGSAN, from the coding sequence ATGACGCCGAACACCTCCGCCCCCAGCCGGAGAAGCTTCCTCGCCTCCACGGCGGTCGCCGCCGCCGCGGTGGCCGGAGGCGTGCCGCTGCTGTCCGCCTGCGGCGGCTCCCAGGAGGGCCGCAAGGAAGGCACCACGTCCGGCAAGGACGCCGCGAAGCTCCTCCCGGCCTACGTGGCATCGACCGTGGTGGCGCCCGACATCCCGGCGAAGAACGGCTCGGCGGCCGGTTTCACCAAGGCGATCCCCACGGCCGAGCTGAAGGCGTCGGTGGCCAAGAAGATGGGCAGCGGCGGCAAGCTCACGATCCTGTCGCCGTTCTACGGAACCCCGCCGAAGACCGACAACCCGTACTACAAGGCCATGAACGAGGCCATCGGCGTCGACGTCACCTGGCAGAACCAGGACGGCGTCACCTACGACCAGAAGCTCGGCGCGGTCCTCGCCGGCAACAACATCCCCGACGTGGTGACCGTGCCGGGCTGGAACATGATGGGCCGGATACCCAGCGCCATCAACGCCAAGTTCGCCGACCTCGGCCCGTATCTGTCCGGCGACAAGGTCAGGGACTACCCGAACCTCGCGGCCGTCCCCACCGAGGCCTGGCAGCGCGCCATCTTCGGCGGTCAGCTGCGGGCGATCCCGATGCCCGCCTCGTACGTCACGGACATCGCGCCCATGTACCGCAGGGACCTGTTCAAGGAGAAGGGCTACAGCCTCCCCACGAGCCCCGACGAGTTCCTGTCCTGGGCGAAGGAAGCGAACGACCCCAAGTCGAAGCTCTGGGCCTGCGACGACATGAAGTGGTCGGCGTTCAACATCTTCGGATGCCTGTCGGGCAGCGACAAGGCGCTGTGGTGGAATCTGCAGGACGGCAAGCTGATCAACCGCGTCGAGACCGAGCAGTACCTCGAAGCCCTGGAGTGGACGCGCAAGCTCTACGCGGCCAAGGTGGTCCACCCGGACGCGGTCAGCGGCAAGGACGGCGGCACCTCGGGCAACCGTTTCACCGCCGGCGAGGTGCTGGTCTACAACAACAACATCTCCGACTGGTGGGGCAAGACCGCCGAACAGGCCACCCAGAACCCGGACTTCGACATGGCCGCGTTCGACTACTTCGGCCCGGACGGCGGCGACCCGACGCTGTGGGCGGTCCAGCCCGCCAACATCTTCACCTTCATCAGCAAGAAGGCGACCGAGGCACAGATCAAGGACTTCCTGGCCCTCTGCAACTTCTGCGCGGCGCCGTACGGCACCAAGGAGTTCATGCTCACCGCGTACGGCGTCGAGGGCGTCGACTACGAGATCAAGAAGGGCCTGCCGGTCAAGACGACCCAGGGCGTCAACGAGGTCAACGGCGCCTACGACTACACCGGCAACCCCGCCCCGTACGTCGCCTTCCCCGACTTCCCCGAGGTCACCAAGGGCATGGTCGAGTGGCAGCAGCGGATGGGCGCCTTCACCAAGAAGTCCTCCTTCTTCGGCCTGTACGTCACCGAGCCCAACCGCTGGGCCAACCTCGCCGACGACTTCGAGCAGCTCGAGGACGACGTGGTGCGCGGCCGCAAGAAGATCAGCGATGTCCAGCAGGCCGTGTCCGACTGGAAGAAGAAGGGCGGCGACGACCTGCGCGACTGGTACAAGAAGCTGCTCGACGACAACGGGTCGGCGAACTGA
- a CDS encoding ABC transporter permease — protein MSHSTVPRSRAEAKTPAEDPASFDGAGRRSWFRPPFRSGSRSRSREDKRRGKLSLRLRFKRDRTLILMTLPAVLLILVFNYVPILGNVVAFQDYDPYLSENGFVAIFQSPWIGFEQFERIFADSAFWHAVQNTFVLFFLQLVLFFPIPILLALLINSVVRPRVRALAQAIMYLPHFFSWVLVVTVFMQIFGGAGIIAQTLRQHGYEGFDLMTNPETFKYLVTLEMVWKDAGWGIIVFLAALSSVSNDLYEAATMDGAGRWRRMWHITLPALRPVIALLLVLRVGDALTVGFEQLLLQRQAVGVAASDVLDTYVWWNGIRNQDFSYAAAAGLVKGFVGLALVLTANKVAHLMGEQGVYKK, from the coding sequence GTGTCCCACAGCACGGTGCCCCGGTCCAGGGCCGAGGCGAAGACCCCAGCGGAGGATCCGGCGTCGTTCGACGGCGCCGGACGCCGCTCCTGGTTCCGGCCGCCGTTCCGATCCGGGTCGCGGTCCCGGTCGCGCGAGGACAAGCGCCGGGGGAAGCTGAGCCTCCGGCTCCGGTTCAAGCGCGACCGCACGCTGATCCTGATGACCCTGCCGGCGGTGCTGTTGATCCTGGTCTTCAACTACGTGCCGATCCTCGGCAACGTCGTCGCCTTCCAGGACTACGACCCGTACCTCAGCGAGAACGGTTTCGTCGCCATCTTCCAGAGTCCCTGGATCGGCTTCGAACAGTTCGAGCGGATCTTCGCGGACTCGGCTTTCTGGCACGCGGTGCAGAACACGTTCGTACTGTTCTTCCTGCAACTGGTGCTGTTCTTCCCGATCCCGATCCTGCTCGCGCTCCTCATCAACAGCGTGGTCAGGCCCCGGGTACGGGCCCTCGCCCAGGCGATCATGTACCTGCCGCACTTCTTCTCCTGGGTCCTCGTCGTCACCGTCTTCATGCAGATCTTCGGCGGCGCGGGCATCATCGCGCAGACCCTCCGCCAGCACGGCTACGAGGGCTTCGATCTGATGACCAACCCGGAGACCTTCAAGTACCTGGTCACGCTGGAAATGGTCTGGAAGGACGCGGGCTGGGGCATCATCGTCTTCCTCGCGGCACTGTCGTCCGTCTCCAACGACCTGTACGAGGCCGCCACCATGGACGGCGCCGGACGCTGGCGGCGCATGTGGCACATCACGCTGCCCGCCCTGCGCCCGGTGATCGCTCTGCTGCTGGTGCTGCGCGTCGGCGACGCCCTCACCGTCGGCTTCGAACAACTGCTGCTCCAACGGCAGGCGGTGGGCGTCGCCGCCTCCGATGTGCTCGATACCTATGTGTGGTGGAACGGCATCCGTAACCAGGACTTCAGCTATGCCGCCGCCGCAGGACTCGTCAAGGGCTTCGTCGGCCTGGCACTGGTGCTGACCGCCAACAAGGTCGCCCATCTCATGGGTGAGCAGGGGGTGTACAAGAAGTGA
- a CDS encoding glycoside hydrolase family 3 C-terminal domain-containing protein, with the protein MTAQTPPFRDSQLPFAKRVDDLLSRLTVAERIALLHQFAPAVERLGVAAFRTGQEALHGVAWMGPATVFPQAVGLGATWNDDLVRRVGEAVSTEARAMRARDDRIGLNVWAPTVNLLRHPLWGRNEEGYSEDPRLTSAIATAYTRGLRGDHPAYWRTAPVLKHWLAHNNETQRDITSSSVRPRVLHEYDLRAFRATVEAGTVAGVMPAYNLVNGRPNHVSPYLNEHLRTWTDQDLLVCSDAGAPSNLVDSEHYFDTHEEATAAALRAGVDSFTDHGTDSSKIVERVQCALDQGLLTEADIDTAVRRQLAVRFRLGEFDPHLDPYADTKTFDTPAHRALAQEAAEQAIVLLKNDDLLPLAEGTRIAVVGLLADECKLDWYSGTLIHRSTPLEGLYERFGAEHVDFAEGVDRVRLKTSAGTYLSVPLADDVTDEARGAEGALDPALLAGRTDLPPLTTDVTGTDLALIDWGEGVLTLRAPDGRYLSVADDGCVRASADQPGGWIVQETFRLEPLEPLEPSDSHANGHLLKHLGTGRYVTVAADGVKVAADDPRDAETFEVVVTERGEDAVTRAAATADVVVVVAGNDPHINGRETEDRTTLRLPEHQERLLRAARAANPNTALTLVSAYPYAVDPEDLPALLWTAHGGQAAGPALARVLAGDVSPAGRLPQTWYASDADLPDLLDYDVIGSRQTYLYFEGTPLFPFGHGLSYASFAYDGLQVEPGDGELKASVTVTNTSRVAADEVVQLYTRAVHPSVPRPRRELAAHRRIHLAPGASAELSFELPLHTFEFWDVAHGRWRLEPGAYEVLVGASSEDIRLRCTIDLDGTPTPPRPVLGLGLNAADFDEQRAAEIVDRTKVSGDAVTPAGGSEAAGEGGAEAELIFRACDFGGGAGAVSVEVAGEGSVEVALADGRVLADGRVLARLDIPATTGPYDYTTVTGPMTTHVTGVHDLHIRLRGRVRLARVGFSG; encoded by the coding sequence GTGACCGCACAAACGCCGCCTTTCCGCGACTCGCAGCTGCCCTTCGCGAAGCGCGTCGACGATCTCCTGTCGCGGCTCACCGTGGCCGAACGCATCGCGCTGCTGCACCAGTTCGCGCCCGCGGTGGAGCGGCTCGGCGTCGCCGCGTTCCGCACCGGCCAGGAGGCGCTGCACGGCGTGGCCTGGATGGGCCCGGCGACCGTGTTCCCGCAGGCGGTGGGCCTCGGCGCGACCTGGAACGACGATCTCGTACGCCGCGTCGGCGAGGCCGTCTCCACCGAGGCCCGCGCGATGCGCGCCCGCGACGACCGCATCGGCCTCAACGTCTGGGCGCCCACGGTCAACCTCCTGCGCCACCCCCTCTGGGGCCGCAACGAGGAGGGCTACTCCGAAGACCCCAGGCTCACCTCGGCGATCGCGACGGCGTACACCCGCGGCCTGCGCGGCGACCACCCCGCGTACTGGCGCACGGCCCCCGTCCTCAAGCACTGGCTCGCGCACAACAACGAGACGCAGCGGGACATCACCTCGTCGTCCGTCCGGCCCCGCGTCCTGCACGAGTACGACCTCCGCGCCTTCCGCGCGACGGTCGAGGCGGGCACGGTGGCCGGCGTGATGCCCGCGTACAACCTGGTCAACGGCCGCCCCAACCACGTATCGCCGTATCTGAACGAGCACCTGCGCACCTGGACGGACCAGGACCTCCTGGTCTGCTCGGACGCGGGCGCGCCCTCCAACCTGGTCGACTCCGAGCACTACTTCGACACCCACGAGGAGGCGACGGCCGCGGCCCTGCGCGCGGGCGTGGACAGCTTCACGGACCACGGCACGGACAGCTCGAAGATCGTCGAACGTGTCCAGTGCGCCCTGGACCAGGGCCTGTTGACCGAGGCGGACATCGACACCGCGGTCCGCCGCCAGCTCGCGGTCCGCTTCCGGCTCGGCGAGTTCGACCCCCACCTGGACCCGTACGCGGACACGAAGACCTTCGACACCCCGGCCCACCGCGCACTCGCCCAGGAGGCCGCGGAACAGGCGATCGTCCTCCTCAAGAACGACGACCTGTTGCCCCTCGCCGAAGGCACCCGCATCGCCGTGGTCGGCCTCCTCGCCGACGAGTGCAAGCTCGACTGGTACAGCGGCACGCTCATCCACCGCTCCACACCCCTCGAGGGCCTGTACGAGCGCTTCGGCGCCGAGCACGTCGACTTCGCGGAGGGCGTGGACCGCGTACGCCTGAAGACCTCGGCCGGTACGTATCTGAGCGTGCCCCTCGCCGACGACGTGACCGACGAAGCCCGCGGCGCCGAGGGCGCGCTGGACCCGGCCCTCCTCGCGGGCCGCACCGACCTGCCCCCGCTGACCACCGACGTCACCGGTACGGACCTCGCGCTGATCGACTGGGGCGAGGGCGTCCTCACTCTCCGCGCCCCCGACGGCCGCTACCTCTCCGTGGCCGACGACGGCTGCGTACGGGCGTCGGCGGACCAGCCCGGCGGCTGGATCGTCCAGGAGACATTCCGCCTGGAACCCCTGGAACCCCTGGAACCCAGTGATTCCCACGCGAACGGGCACCTCCTGAAGCACCTGGGGACTGGTCGGTACGTCACTGTCGCCGCCGACGGCGTGAAGGTTGCCGCCGACGATCCGCGCGACGCGGAGACCTTCGAGGTCGTCGTCACGGAGCGTGGCGAGGACGCGGTGACGCGGGCCGCCGCCACCGCGGACGTGGTGGTCGTGGTCGCGGGCAACGACCCGCACATCAACGGCCGCGAGACGGAGGACCGTACGACGCTCCGCCTCCCCGAGCACCAGGAGCGCCTGCTGCGGGCCGCCCGTGCCGCGAACCCGAACACGGCCCTGACCCTCGTCTCCGCCTACCCCTACGCGGTGGACCCCGAGGACCTCCCGGCCCTGCTGTGGACGGCCCACGGCGGCCAGGCGGCCGGCCCCGCCCTGGCTCGCGTCCTGGCAGGCGACGTCTCCCCGGCAGGGCGCCTCCCACAGACCTGGTACGCCTCCGACGCGGACCTTCCCGACCTCCTCGACTACGACGTGATCGGCAGCCGCCAGACGTACCTCTACTTCGAGGGCACCCCGCTCTTCCCGTTCGGCCACGGCCTGTCGTACGCGTCCTTCGCCTACGACGGCCTTCAAGTCGAGCCGGGCGATGGCGAGTTGAAGGCCTCCGTCACGGTCACCAACACGAGCCGGGTGGCCGCCGACGAGGTCGTCCAGCTCTACACGCGCGCGGTGCACCCCTCGGTCCCGCGCCCGCGCCGGGAACTTGCGGCACACCGCCGCATCCACCTGGCCCCCGGCGCCTCCGCCGAGCTCTCCTTCGAACTCCCGCTGCACACCTTCGAGTTCTGGGATGTGGCCCACGGGAGGTGGCGGCTGGAGCCGGGAGCGTACGAGGTGCTCGTGGGCGCGTCCAGCGAGGACATCCGCCTGCGCTGCACGATCGACCTCGACGGCACTCCCACGCCTCCCCGTCCGGTCCTCGGACTCGGCCTGAACGCCGCCGACTTCGACGAGCAACGGGCGGCCGAGATCGTCGACCGAACGAAGGTGTCGGGGGATGCGGTGACGCCGGCGGGCGGGAGTGAGGCGGCGGGTGAGGGCGGAGCTGAGGCCGAACTGATCTTCCGGGCCTGCGACTTCGGGGGTGGTGCGGGTGCGGTCTCCGTCGAGGTGGCGGGTGAGGGTTCGGTCGAGGTGGCACTGGCGGATGGCCGAGTGCTGGCGGATGGCCGGGTGCTGGCGCGGCTGGACATCCCGGCGACGACAGGTCCGTACGACTACACCACCGTGACCGGACCGATGACGACGCACGTCACCGGGGTTCACGACCTGCACATCAGGCTGCGCGGCCGGGTTCGGCTTGCGCGCGTCGGCTTCTCCGGTTGA
- a CDS encoding IS630 family transposase: protein MKKCWTIPPAANAAFAAAMEDVLAVYHRPFDPTRPVVCMDEKPYQLLGHVRDPLPARPGRDRREDNEYVRSGTCSIFCWVEPLRGWRRVDAQPRRTRVDWAHQVEHLLTVDYPDAATVVLVMDNLNTHTTASLYEAFDPAKAFALTQRLEIHHTPKHGSWLNIAEIELSALTRQCLDRRLDDLAVLNAELAAWQQQTNSNQRQVDWQFTTDDARVKLRHLYPTTQRN from the coding sequence GTGAAGAAGTGCTGGACCATCCCGCCCGCTGCGAATGCGGCCTTCGCCGCGGCGATGGAGGATGTCCTGGCGGTCTACCACCGGCCCTTCGACCCGACGCGCCCGGTGGTGTGCATGGACGAGAAACCGTACCAGTTGCTCGGCCACGTCCGTGATCCGCTTCCCGCGCGGCCGGGCCGTGACCGCCGCGAGGACAACGAGTACGTCCGCTCGGGGACCTGCTCGATCTTCTGCTGGGTCGAGCCGCTGCGCGGATGGCGACGCGTGGACGCGCAGCCCCGCCGGACCAGGGTCGACTGGGCGCACCAGGTCGAGCACCTGCTGACCGTGGACTACCCCGACGCCGCCACGGTCGTGCTGGTGATGGACAACCTCAACACCCACACCACCGCCTCGCTCTACGAGGCGTTCGACCCGGCAAAGGCCTTCGCGCTGACCCAGCGCCTGGAGATCCACCACACCCCCAAACACGGGTCCTGGCTCAACATCGCCGAGATCGAGCTCTCCGCGCTCACCCGCCAGTGCCTGGACCGCCGCCTCGACGACCTCGCCGTACTCAACGCCGAACTTGCTGCCTGGCAGCAACAGACCAACAGCAACCAGCGCCAAGTCGACTGGCAGTTCACCACCGACGACGCACGCGTGAAACTACGCCACCTCTACCCAACCACACAGCGAAATTAA
- a CDS encoding PucR family transcriptional regulator has product MPPTLASLVQHSALKLTVRAGEEHLDRPVRWAHASELADPVPYMDGGELLLITALKLEAENPEAMRRYVKRLAGAGVAGIGFAVGLHYEEIPKALVDAAENEGLPLLEVPRRTPFLAITKAVSAAIAADQYRAVTAGFAAQRELTKRALSEGPEGLLAALASQVDGWAALYDATGAVVATAPEWAGRRAALLTAEVERLWERPLPASSVVGGSSEEGEDEDRVELHSLGTGKRPLGVLAVGTAAALGTAERYAVHSAIALLTLTTERSRSLYAAEQRIGAAVLRMLLAGQPDHARAAAGDLYGELLDAPYRVILAEAGAVPGTRGRGVGGGLVSASPSASGADAGVAEAEGDPVVGFAEVVEAAAARSGEAVLVVPDGERLVVLAADGGAVVASCAQYAEALLAERGSAEQGGDDDELVVGLSAPAGPIAAAAAYKQAEQALSVARRRGRVLVEHEELAAGSVVPLLADDAVRAFADGLLRALHEHDATGRGDLVASLRAWLSRHGQWDAAAADLGVHRHTLRYRMRRVEEILGRSLDDPDTRMELWLALKTSASGG; this is encoded by the coding sequence ATGCCTCCGACGCTCGCCTCGCTCGTCCAGCACTCGGCGCTCAAACTCACCGTGCGCGCGGGCGAGGAGCACCTGGACCGGCCCGTCCGCTGGGCCCATGCCAGCGAACTCGCTGACCCCGTGCCGTACATGGACGGCGGGGAGCTGCTCCTGATCACCGCGCTCAAGCTGGAGGCGGAGAACCCCGAGGCCATGCGGCGCTACGTGAAGCGGCTGGCGGGGGCGGGGGTCGCGGGGATCGGGTTCGCTGTCGGGCTCCACTACGAGGAGATCCCGAAGGCGCTGGTCGACGCCGCCGAGAACGAGGGCCTGCCGCTCCTCGAAGTCCCGCGGCGCACCCCCTTCCTCGCCATCACCAAAGCCGTCTCCGCCGCGATCGCCGCCGATCAGTACCGCGCCGTGACCGCCGGCTTCGCCGCTCAACGCGAGCTGACCAAGCGGGCCTTGAGCGAGGGACCCGAGGGCCTGCTGGCCGCGCTGGCCTCGCAGGTCGACGGCTGGGCCGCTCTGTACGACGCGACCGGTGCCGTCGTCGCGACGGCGCCCGAGTGGGCGGGGCGACGGGCGGCTCTGCTCACCGCCGAGGTGGAGCGGTTGTGGGAGCGGCCCTTGCCTGCCAGTTCCGTCGTCGGGGGGTCCTCCGAGGAGGGTGAGGACGAGGACCGCGTCGAGTTGCACTCGTTGGGGACGGGGAAGCGGCCGCTGGGGGTGCTGGCCGTGGGTACCGCCGCGGCACTGGGCACGGCCGAGCGGTACGCCGTGCATTCCGCGATCGCCCTGCTGACGCTCACGACGGAGCGGTCGCGGTCGTTGTATGCCGCGGAGCAGCGGATCGGGGCGGCTGTGCTGCGCATGCTGCTGGCGGGGCAGCCGGATCATGCGCGGGCCGCTGCGGGGGATCTGTACGGGGAGCTGCTCGATGCTCCGTATCGGGTGATCCTTGCGGAGGCTGGGGCGGTGCCGGGGACGCGGGGGCGGGGTGTGGGTGGGGGGCTTGTCTCGGCCTCGCCCTCGGCTTCGGGGGCCGACGCCGGTGTGGCCGAAGCCGAGGGGGATCCGGTGGTTGGGTTCGCGGAGGTGGTCGAGGCCGCGGCTGCTCGGTCGGGGGAGGCCGTGCTGGTTGTGCCCGATGGGGAGCGGCTGGTCGTGTTGGCCGCTGACGGGGGTGCGGTGGTGGCGTCCTGCGCCCAGTACGCGGAGGCCCTGTTGGCCGAGCGGGGTTCCGCTGAGCAGGGCGGGGACGACGACGAGCTGGTGGTCGGGTTGTCGGCGCCCGCCGGGCCCATTGCCGCGGCGGCCGCCTATAAGCAGGCCGAACAGGCGCTGTCCGTTGCGCGGCGGCGGGGACGGGTGCTGGTTGAGCACGAGGAGTTGGCGGCGGGGTCTGTGGTGCCGTTGCTTGCGGATGACGCTGTGCGGGCGTTTGCGGATGGCTTGTTGCGGGCGTTGCATGAGCATGACGCCACGGGGCGGGGGGACTTGGTGGCTTCGTTGCGGGCCTGGTTGTCGCGCCATGGGCAGTGGGATGCGGCTGCGGCGGATCTTGGGGTGCATCGGCATACGTTGCGCTACCGGATGCGGCGGGTCGAGGAGATCCTCGGACGCTCGCTGGACGATCCGGATACGCGGATGGAGCTTTGGCTGGCCCTGAAGACGTCGGCGTCCGGCGGCTAG
- a CDS encoding aldehyde dehydrogenase family protein: MKDTHAFWLAGRQATGDTTFEVTSPWDGRIVGTVSVPSDAQVDEAVSAAHAARDEFAATPAHIRAATLDHVSRRLRERGEEIARLISAENGKPLKWARGEVGRAVSVFRFAAEEARRFNGGEAQRLDTDPAGQGRLAVTRRFPKGAVLGIAPFNFPLNLCAHKIAPAIAAGVPIILKPAPATPLSGLMIGELLAEAESEAGTKLPSGAWSILPVANDRMPALVQDERLPVISFTGSEKVGYSIMDSVPRKHCTLELGGNGAAVVLADYASDEDLDWAATRIATFSNYQGGQSCISVQRVIADASVYDRLVPRIIAAVEAQVTGDPSDEATDVGPLVSEDAAERVEAWVDEAVAAGARLLTGGKRDGATYAPTVLADVPTDVTLYCEEVFGPVLTLQKVDGEAAAFAAVNDSKYGLQAGVLTHDLQTAFRAHRALEVGGVIIGDVPSYRADQMPYGGVKQSGVGREGVKFAMEDYTYERVMVLTGLNL; encoded by the coding sequence ATGAAAGACACGCACGCCTTCTGGCTCGCCGGCCGCCAGGCCACAGGTGACACCACGTTCGAGGTGACGTCCCCGTGGGACGGCCGCATCGTCGGGACCGTGAGCGTGCCGAGTGACGCGCAGGTCGACGAGGCCGTCTCCGCCGCGCACGCCGCCCGTGACGAGTTCGCCGCCACCCCGGCCCACATCCGCGCCGCCACCCTCGACCACGTATCCCGCCGCCTCCGCGAGCGAGGCGAGGAGATCGCCCGCCTCATCTCCGCCGAGAACGGAAAGCCGCTCAAGTGGGCCCGCGGAGAAGTCGGAAGGGCCGTCTCCGTGTTCCGGTTCGCGGCCGAGGAAGCCCGGCGGTTCAACGGCGGCGAGGCTCAGCGCCTCGACACCGACCCCGCCGGACAGGGGCGGCTGGCCGTCACGCGCCGCTTCCCCAAGGGCGCCGTCCTCGGCATCGCACCCTTCAACTTCCCCCTCAACCTCTGCGCCCACAAGATCGCCCCAGCCATCGCCGCAGGCGTCCCGATCATCCTGAAGCCCGCCCCTGCGACCCCGCTCTCAGGCCTGATGATCGGCGAACTGCTCGCCGAAGCCGAGAGCGAAGCCGGGACCAAGCTCCCCAGCGGAGCGTGGAGCATCCTCCCCGTCGCCAACGACCGCATGCCCGCCCTCGTACAGGACGAGCGCCTGCCCGTCATCTCGTTCACCGGCTCCGAGAAGGTCGGCTATTCGATCATGGACTCGGTGCCGCGCAAACACTGCACCCTGGAACTCGGCGGAAACGGCGCCGCCGTCGTCCTCGCCGACTACGCCAGTGACGAGGACCTGGACTGGGCGGCAACCCGTATCGCCACCTTCTCCAACTACCAGGGCGGCCAGTCCTGCATCTCCGTCCAGCGAGTGATCGCCGACGCCTCCGTGTACGACCGGCTGGTGCCCCGCATCATCGCCGCCGTCGAGGCTCAGGTGACCGGCGACCCCTCCGACGAGGCGACCGACGTCGGCCCGCTGGTCAGCGAGGACGCCGCCGAGCGCGTGGAGGCGTGGGTCGACGAGGCGGTCGCGGCCGGAGCCCGGCTGCTGACCGGCGGCAAACGCGACGGGGCCACGTACGCACCGACCGTTCTCGCCGATGTGCCCACCGACGTCACCCTGTACTGCGAGGAGGTCTTCGGGCCCGTCCTCACCCTGCAGAAGGTCGACGGAGAGGCCGCCGCCTTCGCCGCCGTCAACGACTCCAAGTACGGCCTCCAGGCAGGGGTGCTCACCCACGACCTGCAGACCGCCTTCCGCGCGCACCGGGCGCTGGAGGTCGGCGGCGTGATCATCGGCGACGTCCCCTCATATCGCGCCGACCAGATGCCATACGGCGGAGTGAAGCAGTCCGGCGTCGGGCGCGAGGGCGTGAAGTTCGCGATGGAGGACTACACCTACGAGCGGGTCATGGTGCTGACCGGGCTCAACCTCTAG
- a CDS encoding helix-turn-helix domain-containing protein encodes MSAEDRRALERVTTTGVRSASMIRRARVLLALDTSAGEVAPRAVIAERVGVSCDSVRLISKRYAETGGDVWATVGRKERALPPVPSPVTGEVEARLIALACSKPPKGHARWSLRLLEKHVALAEDIPDLDHSTIGRVLKKRNCALT; translated from the coding sequence TTGAGTGCCGAAGACCGTCGGGCGTTGGAGCGTGTGACGACGACGGGGGTCCGCAGCGCGTCGATGATCAGGCGGGCGCGGGTGCTGCTCGCGTTGGACACCTCGGCCGGCGAGGTCGCTCCGCGGGCGGTGATCGCGGAGCGGGTCGGGGTCTCGTGCGATTCGGTCCGCCTGATCTCGAAGCGGTACGCGGAGACCGGCGGCGATGTGTGGGCCACGGTCGGCCGGAAGGAACGCGCACTGCCGCCGGTGCCCTCCCCGGTGACCGGCGAGGTCGAGGCAAGGCTGATTGCGCTGGCCTGCTCGAAGCCGCCCAAAGGACACGCCCGCTGGTCGCTGCGCCTGCTGGAGAAGCACGTCGCGCTGGCCGAGGACATCCCGGATCTGGACCACTCCACGATCGGGCGGGTCTTAAAAAAACGGAACTGCGCCCTCACGTGA